In Palleronia sp. LCG004, a single window of DNA contains:
- a CDS encoding sugar ABC transporter permease encodes MKTDNQKAWFLVLPVLVLVAFSAVVPLMTVVNYSVQDTFGNNQFFWAGLAWFDEMLHSERMWNALGRQIVFSGIILAIEVPLGIFVALNMPKKGVWASFCLVLMSLPLLIPWNVVGTIWQIFGRVDIGLLGHTLDALGIDYNYTQGFYAAWATVIAMDVWHWTSLVALLAYAGLRSIPDAYYQAARIDQASRWSVFRYIELPKMRGVLTIAILLRFMDSFKIYTEPFVLTGGGPGNATTFLSIDLVKMALGQFDLGPAAAFSLMYFLVIMVISYVFYIVMTNLDKEESGR; translated from the coding sequence ATGAAGACCGACAATCAGAAGGCGTGGTTCCTCGTCCTGCCGGTGCTGGTGCTGGTGGCGTTCTCGGCGGTGGTGCCGCTGATGACGGTGGTCAATTATTCGGTGCAGGACACGTTCGGCAACAACCAGTTCTTCTGGGCCGGCCTCGCCTGGTTCGACGAGATGCTCCATTCGGAGCGGATGTGGAACGCGCTGGGCCGACAGATCGTCTTTTCGGGCATCATCCTCGCCATCGAGGTGCCGCTGGGGATCTTCGTCGCGCTCAACATGCCGAAGAAGGGGGTCTGGGCGTCCTTCTGCCTCGTGCTCATGTCGCTGCCGCTGCTCATCCCGTGGAACGTGGTGGGCACGATCTGGCAGATCTTCGGGCGGGTCGATATCGGGCTTCTGGGCCATACGCTCGACGCGCTCGGGATCGACTACAACTACACGCAGGGCTTCTACGCGGCCTGGGCCACGGTCATCGCGATGGATGTCTGGCACTGGACGTCGCTGGTGGCGCTGCTGGCCTATGCGGGGCTGCGCTCGATCCCCGATGCCTATTACCAGGCCGCGCGGATCGATCAGGCGAGCCGCTGGTCGGTCTTTCGCTATATCGAGCTGCCGAAGATGCGGGGCGTGCTGACCATCGCGATCCTCCTGCGCTTCATGGACAGCTTCAAGATCTACACCGAACCCTTCGTGCTGACCGGCGGGGGACCGGGCAACGCCACGACCTTCCTGTCGATCGACCTCGTGAAGATGGCGCTGGGGCAGTTCGACCTCGGGCCCGCGGCGGCGTTCAGCCTGATGTATTTCCTCGTCATCATGGTGATTTCCTACGTCTTCTACATCGTGATGACCAATCTCGACAAAGAGGAGAGCGGCCGATGA
- a CDS encoding carbohydrate ABC transporter permease yields the protein MTDTSTAAPGAAHLPGDVTEANANTKLRRGARINGSAVVMTLYLLFLLIPIYWLVNMSLKTNAEILGNFSLWPQDLTFQNYETILTDASWYMGYVNSLIYVLMNTVISIAVALPAAYAFSRYNFMGDKHLFFWLLTNRMAPPAVFALPFFQLYSSVGLFDTHIAVALAHCLFNVPLAVWILEGFMRGVPKEIDETAYIDGYSFGRFFLRIFMPLISSGIGVAAFFCFMFSWVELLLSRTLTSVDAKPIAATMTRTQGAGGLDWGVLAAAGVLTIIPGALVIYFVRNYIAKGFALGRV from the coding sequence ATGACCGATACGAGCACGGCCGCCCCCGGTGCGGCGCATCTGCCCGGCGACGTGACCGAGGCGAATGCCAACACCAAACTCAGGCGCGGCGCGCGGATCAACGGATCGGCCGTGGTGATGACGCTCTACCTGCTGTTCCTGCTGATCCCGATCTACTGGCTCGTGAACATGAGCCTGAAGACCAATGCCGAGATCCTGGGGAACTTCTCGCTCTGGCCGCAGGATCTGACGTTCCAGAATTACGAGACGATCCTGACCGATGCGTCGTGGTACATGGGCTACGTCAACTCGCTGATCTACGTGCTGATGAACACGGTGATCTCGATCGCCGTGGCGCTGCCCGCGGCCTATGCGTTCAGCCGCTACAATTTCATGGGCGACAAGCACCTGTTCTTCTGGCTGCTGACGAACCGCATGGCCCCGCCGGCCGTCTTCGCGCTGCCCTTCTTCCAGCTCTATTCCTCGGTCGGGCTCTTTGACACGCATATCGCCGTGGCACTGGCGCATTGCCTCTTCAACGTGCCGCTGGCGGTCTGGATTCTCGAAGGTTTCATGCGGGGCGTCCCGAAGGAGATCGACGAGACCGCCTATATCGACGGCTATTCCTTCGGGCGGTTCTTCCTGAGGATCTTCATGCCGCTGATCTCGAGCGGGATCGGCGTGGCCGCGTTCTTCTGCTTCATGTTCTCGTGGGTCGAGCTGTTGCTGTCGCGCACGCTGACGAGCGTCGACGCCAAGCCCATCGCGGCCACGATGACGCGAACGCAGGGGGCGGGCGGGCTCGACTGGGGCGTACTGGCGGCGGCGGGCGTGCTGACGATCATTCCCGGCGCGCTCGTGATCTATTTCGTGCGCAACTACATCGCCAAGGGCTTTGCCCTGGGGAGGGTGTGA
- a CDS encoding DUF2160 domain-containing protein, whose amino-acid sequence MAWMAWTWPTAAFFVIIAAILGVMSYLAIRHPETPRRGVLGIETTRGDRLFIALLAAAFVNLAWLALVPVSQWGALLASLVLAAVIFRTV is encoded by the coding sequence ATGGCGTGGATGGCTTGGACATGGCCCACGGCGGCCTTCTTCGTGATCATCGCGGCGATCCTGGGCGTGATGAGCTATCTCGCGATCCGCCATCCCGAGACGCCGCGCCGCGGTGTCCTCGGGATCGAGACGACGCGGGGGGACAGGCTCTTCATCGCGCTTCTGGCCGCGGCCTTCGTCAATCTCGCGTGGCTGGCGCTCGTGCCGGTCTCGCAATGGGGGGCGCTTCTCGCGTCCCTCGTCCTCGCCGCGGTGATCTTTCGCACGGTCTGA